Proteins from a genomic interval of Papaver somniferum cultivar HN1 chromosome 4, ASM357369v1, whole genome shotgun sequence:
- the LOC113271870 gene encoding uncharacterized protein LOC113271870, with translation MAYQRAKVKGFKDGDNNTQYFHKIASGKRKRNCITNLELNGVDVFNQEVIKKEIHDYYTGLFTANSPVNPSFDSLEFRSLDSVQQSWLERMFEEEEVVKAIKLCGANKAPGPDGKLLAKRLKVVIPGLISNTQGAFIKDRQILDGILIANELVDSRLRQQNPGVMCKIDMQKAFDNVSWSALFSILANNGFGMKWIRWMKWCVTDAQFLILVNGDATQLIKPSKGIRQGDPLSPFLFVLVVEVLSLLINKAVAQGKLKVFCVKEGGTTMTHLQFVDDTAIFLDASNEEVRRLLVILVIFEILTGLRLNLEKSTMVSIGADHLVNGLAFELGCRVEALPIIHLGIPIGSNRRNDIIWEIIIQRMQKKLAPWKRRFLNKAGRVVLIRSSLERLAVYLMSLHHLPVSVEKRLNTIMRRFLWGEDEEKKKMSWVSFKRVCKPKRKGGLGIRNLRLFNKTLLAKWHIRFCKEKTALWRKIVCEKISEEEECLLPLQASIPVKRSMWLDILRENKVFNEAVKIQIRNGLSVGFWQDHWCGNICFRDKYPRLYKISSQKTNMVGQLYDNDCVFQFRRILNPAESIDLLELKFDLREVTLTHDGDDCLESSVSVKSIYATLTDADPDWEGDRILSNNNVPPKVQFLCWGALHNSIPTRHMLQQRRVVIQSNGCLFCSTEVETMEHLFLHCEEIVKLWHYFLGSVKVNWVMPHKFEALMHSWRLIGRNQGY, from the exons ATGGCGTACCAAAGGGCGAAAGTCAAGGGTTTTAAAGATGGAGATAACAATACtcaatattttcataagattGCGAGTGGAAAAAGGAAGCGGAATTGCATCACGAATCTGGAGTTGAATGGCGTTGATGTTTTTAATCAAGAAGTTATAAAAAAAGAAATTCATGATTACTACACAGGTTTGTTTACTGCAAACTCACCTGTTAACCCTTCTTTTGATAGTTTGGAATTCAGGTCTTTAGACTCGGTGCAACAGAGTTGGCTGGAGAGGATGTTTGAGGAAGAAGAGGTGGTTAAAGCCATAAAGCTGTGTGGAGCAAACAAGGCTCCAGGGCCGGATGG TAAACTACTTGCCAAGAGATTGAAAGTAGTAATCCCAGGATTAATTTCCAATACTCAAGGTGCGTTTATCAAAGATAGGCAGATTCTTGACGGTATTTTGATTGCTAATGAGTTAGTTGATAGTAGACTTCGACAACAAAATCCGGGTGTTATGTGTAAAATTGATATGCAGAAAGCCTTCGACAATGTTAGCTGGTCAGCTCTTTTCAGTATTTTGGCGAATAATGGTTTTGGGATGAAGTGGATACGGTGGATGAAGTGGTGTGTGACGGATGCTCAATTTTTAATTCTTGTCAATGGCGATGCAACCCAGTTGATTAAACCTTCGAAAGGAATCCGTCAGGGCGACCCCTTATCTCCGTTTCTTTTCGTTTTGGTTGTTGAGGTCTTATCGTTGCTCATCAACAAAGCAGTAGCTCAGGGAAAGTTGAAAGTCTTTTGTGTCAAAGAGGGAGGAACAACAATGACTCATTTACAATTTGTGGATGATACTGCTATATTTTTAGACGCTTCTAATGAGGAGGTGAGAAGACTTCTAGTGATTCTTGTTATTTTTGAGATTTTGACAGGGCTTCGTCTAAATCTTGAGAAAAGCACAATGGTGAGCATCGGCGCAGATCATCTGGTGAACGGGTTAGCGTTTGAATTGGGTTGCAGGGTGGAAGCCTTACCCATTATACACTTAGGTATACCAATTGGGTCGAATCGAAGAAACGATATTATCTGGGAGATCATCATTCAAAGGATGCAGAAGAAACTTGCACCTtggaaaagaagatttttgaaCAAAGCTGGTAGGGTTGTCTTGATTAGAAGCTCACTTGAGAGATTGGCTGTGTATTTAATGTCTCTACATCACCTTCCTGTATCTGTTGAGAAGAGATTAAACACTATTATGCGTCGCTTTCTTTGGGGAGAAgatgaggagaagaagaagatgagttggGTCTCTTTCAAGCGTGTTTGTAAGCCTAAGAGGAAGGGAGGGTTGGGTATTCGTAATCTAAGACTGTTTAACAAAACTTTGTTAGCTAAGTGGCATATTAGGTTTTGCAAAGAGAAGACGGCGCTCTGGAGGAAGATAGTTTGTGAGAAAATAAGTGAGGAAGAGGAGTGTTTACTGCCTTTGCAAGCATCAATCCCGGTAAAAAGGAGTATGTGGCTGGATATTCTTAGAGAAAACAAAGTTTTCAATGAAGCGGTGAAGATTCAGATAAGGAATGGGCTTTCAGTAGGATTCTGGCAGGATCATTGGTGCGGTAATATATGTTTTAGGGATAAATACCCAAGATTATACAAGATCAGTTCTCAAAAGACGAACATGGTAGGTCAACTGTATGATAATGATTGTGTATTTCAATTCAGAAGAATATTAAATCCGGCTGAAAGTATCGACCTTCTGGAGTTGAAGTTTGATTTGAGGGAGGTTACATTAACTCATGATGGAGATGATTGTCTAGAGAGTTCTGTTTCAGTGAAATCTATTTACGCAACCTTAACTGACGCTGATCCTGACTGGGAAGGGGATCGTATTCTTTCAAACAACAATGTGCCGCCAAAAGTTCAATTTCTTTGTTGGGGTGCGCTTCATAATTCGATTCCAACAAGGCATATGTTACAACAGAGACGTGTAGTCATTCAATCGAACGGTTGTCTTTTTTGTAGCACGGAGGTGGAAACCATGGAGCATTTATTCCTGCACTGCGAGGAGATAGTTAAGTTATGGCATTATTTCTTGGGGTCTGTGAAGGTGAATTGGGTTATGCCTCATAAGTTTGAAGCTTTGATGCACAGTTGGAGATTGATAGGGCGAAATCAAGGTTATTGA